A single genomic interval of Deltaproteobacteria bacterium harbors:
- a CDS encoding electron transfer flavoprotein subunit alpha/FixB family protein: MANILAYIELSGDQPTASSLHLLREGRRLASQLGATLYAFLPCASPPSYGDDDIIALLSRYGADKVILSAHAPLGLPPLHAAHGATLLEACQRFPAHLVLLPAGRTGLELGPRLAVELSARLGMHARISRERGGVFYVQQAYRGTHAVRDRLDDTAQPAVLTLAAPDEEPAPVANASEEAEVLVLPAPGTAVAAIRYEGRGPLPGNSPATVPIVVGGGAGLLDREDFSRLEQLARLLGGLPVASATACARGLCPAEWQVGLDATPVDAPLYLAFGVSGSDRHLAAIGAHTTTIAVNHDPSAAIFRVARYGLVADAGETLRALLAAISPTEAR; encoded by the coding sequence GTGGCAAACATCCTGGCCTACATCGAGCTCTCGGGAGACCAGCCCACTGCCTCCTCCCTGCACCTCCTGCGGGAGGGTCGGCGCCTCGCCAGCCAGCTGGGTGCCACGCTCTACGCCTTCCTCCCCTGCGCGAGCCCGCCGAGCTACGGCGACGACGACATCATCGCCCTCCTCTCCAGGTACGGCGCCGACAAGGTCATTCTGAGCGCTCACGCGCCGCTCGGACTGCCTCCCCTGCACGCGGCGCACGGAGCGACCCTCCTCGAGGCCTGCCAGCGATTTCCCGCGCACCTCGTGCTGCTGCCCGCCGGACGCACCGGGCTCGAGCTGGGGCCACGGCTCGCCGTCGAGCTGAGCGCTCGGCTCGGCATGCACGCCCGCATCAGCCGAGAGCGCGGAGGCGTCTTCTACGTGCAGCAGGCCTACCGGGGCACGCACGCGGTACGCGATCGCCTCGACGACACGGCGCAGCCGGCGGTGCTGACTCTCGCCGCCCCCGACGAGGAGCCCGCCCCGGTGGCGAACGCCTCGGAAGAGGCGGAGGTGCTGGTTCTCCCTGCTCCCGGGACAGCTGTCGCGGCGATCCGTTACGAGGGTCGGGGACCCCTGCCGGGGAATAGCCCCGCCACCGTCCCCATCGTGGTCGGCGGAGGTGCGGGGCTCCTCGACCGCGAGGACTTCTCGCGCCTCGAACAGCTCGCTCGCCTGCTCGGAGGGCTGCCCGTCGCCAGCGCGACGGCCTGCGCGCGAGGCCTCTGCCCAGCCGAGTGGCAGGTGGGCCTCGACGCGACGCCGGTCGACGCGCCGCTCTACCTCGCCTTCGGCGTCTCAGGGTCCGATCGGCACCTGGCGGCCATCGGGGCGCACACCACGACCATCGCGGTAAATCACGACCCCTCGGCCGCCATCTTCCGCGTCGCCCGCTACGGCCTCGTCGCCGACGCGGGGGAAACCCTTCGCGCCCTCCTCGCCGCGATCTCGCCGACGGAGGCCCGCTAG
- a CDS encoding DUF507 family protein, whose amino-acid sequence MKLYSAKIPIIAREILEQLTKAGDIEVNSRPEAELDVQSVLKEYLRIEREIIEQAKDEVEKKKLGYGELAKIKRRIAERQEFGLGEEGLIWMCNQILETFMQSSFIEEIFATDAVMRKKMADVLRKQMAVDEELDAEVRQRIKNLQEGTANWDVEYAKVMDQIKRKRGIGES is encoded by the coding sequence ATGAAACTCTATAGCGCGAAGATCCCGATCATTGCCAGGGAGATCCTGGAACAACTCACCAAAGCTGGGGACATCGAAGTCAACAGCCGCCCCGAGGCCGAGCTCGACGTCCAGAGCGTGCTGAAGGAATACCTCCGCATCGAGCGGGAGATCATCGAACAGGCGAAGGACGAGGTCGAGAAGAAGAAGCTCGGCTACGGCGAGCTCGCGAAGATCAAGCGGCGGATCGCCGAGCGGCAAGAATTCGGGCTCGGCGAAGAGGGGCTGATCTGGATGTGCAACCAGATCCTCGAGACCTTCATGCAGTCGAGCTTCATCGAGGAGATCTTCGCGACGGACGCCGTGATGCGCAAGAAGATGGCCGACGTGCTGCGCAAGCAGATGGCCGTGGACGAGGAGCTCGACGCCGAGGTGCGGCAGCGCATCAAGAACCTGCAGGAAGGCACGGCCAACTGGGACGTCGAGTACGCCAAGGTGATGGACCAGATCAAGCGCAAGCGCGGGATCGGCGAATCCTGA